One window of Serinus canaria isolate serCan28SL12 chromosome 3, serCan2020, whole genome shotgun sequence genomic DNA carries:
- the OLIG3 gene encoding oligodendrocyte transcription factor 3, with the protein MNSDSSSVSSRASSPDMDEMYLRDHHHHHHHHHHQDSRLNSVSSTQNDLVQKMSGEGLTRNGSKAGGEGSKYKIKKQLSEQDLQQLRLKINGRERKRMHDLNLAMDGLREVMPYAHGPSVRKLSKIATLLLARNYILMLTSSLEEMKRLVGEIYGGHHSAFHCGTVGHSAGHPPHAAGTVHQVHPILGSALSSANTSSSLSASLPAIGTIRPPHSLLKTPSTPPALQLGSGFQHWAGLPCPCTICQMPPPPHLSALTASNMARISGETKDLLK; encoded by the coding sequence ATGAATTCTGACtccagctctgtctccagcagagcTTCCTCACCAGACATGGATGAGATGTACCTGAGAgaccatcaccaccaccaccaccaccaccaccaccaagaCAGCCGGCTCAACTCGGTCTCCTCCACTCAGAACGATCTGGTGCAGAAGATGTCTGGGGAAGGCCTCACCAGGAACGGTTCCAAGGCCGGAGGGGAAGGCAGCAAGTACAAAATCAAGAAGCAGCTTTCggagcaggacctgcagcagcTACGGCTGAAGATCAACGGGCGGGAGCGTAAGAGGATGCACGACCTCAACCTCGCTATGGACGGGCTGCGGGAGGTGATGCCCTACGCTCACGGACCTTCTGTGAGAAAACTCTCCAAAATCGCCACTCTCCTGCTAGCCAGAAACTATATCCTGATGCTCACCAGCTCCCTGGAGGAGATGAAGAGGCTAGTTGGGGAAATCTACGGGGGCCACCACTCGGCCTTTCACTGCGGCACGGTGGGACACTCCGCCGGGCACCCGCCCCACGCGGCCGGCACTGTGCACCAGGTGCATCCCATCCTCGGCAGTGCCCTGTCCTCCGCCaacacctcctcctccctctccgCCTCCCTGCCGGCCATCGGCACCATCCGGCCCCCACACTCCCTGCTCAAGACCCCCTCGACACCCCCCGCTCTGCAGCTCGGCAGCGGCTTCCAACACTGGGCTGGCTTGCCGTGCCCCTGCACCATCTGCCAGATGCCTCCCCCGCCCCACCTCTCGGCCCTCACCGCCTCCAACATGGCCAGGATCTCGGGGGAGACCAAGGACCTCCTCAAGTGA